A window of Plasmodium malariae genome assembly, chromosome: 12 genomic DNA:
GGTGTGAAATGATAAATGGACAATCGTACTTAAGAGAAATTTGATGACTTAATTAGTTATTATTTTGAGCAGAGAGTTTATAGGGCTATGTGATATTTTTGCATGTATTATCTTAGTGAGATGTGTTCGGGAACAGTGTATTAAATgtgtttaaaagaaaaaagaagaagaaagaaaaaagaaaaaagaaaaaagaagaatgaagaaagaaaaaagaaaaaagaagcaagaaaaaagaaaaaagaaaaaagaagaaagaagaaagaaaaaagaaaaaagaaaaaagaagaaagaaaaaagaaaaaagaaaaaagaaaaaagaactgaagagtaaaagaaaaagaagcaaTATTGATTAAATATGAACTTGAAAATGGCTCCTTATTAATACCAACATAAATAATGCActagaaattaaaaaattagacatactattttttaaggATGTACTTTAAGGCTACTTATTACCAtcctatattttttcttgaaTGAAAAAAGTGAGCTACACAAATATTGGTTCTCTTTTTAtgtgcaatttttttataaactaCTTGAAACTTATGTACGTATTTGTATAGCTATGTTTATATCTAtctgtatatacataatatacaaGAATAGATATTATTCATGTACGCTtccctatatatataatatatacataaccCCTTTCAGACATCTATCCATTtggatgtatatatttatgttatattaacgaaaaaacaaaagtacCTCTAATTTTTGGTAAGAGCTTATGTTAACTACCATTTATTGTTTctaagaaaagaaattaaaaattttttaaaaaaaatgagaaaatgtacatatacctGATCACCTAAAAATTGCTTGTTTTTACTTTAAGAATGTTCATTTTGTGTAAAAATTGTGATacgcttttttattttcaaattaaaaataaaaacagcaATAAAGGAAATAAGCATaactaatttatattttgtatatttaaacgacaaatattaaattaattgtaaaaataaataataaaacaattaaaatatataatttattcaaaGAGATTTTCCACTGaagctataaaaaaaaaaaaaaaaaagtggatTCTCAGTTATGGTCTTCCAAATTGTATTccctttatatatacttgtatatatgcacaagttaaaaaaaaaaaaataaagtcgTAGGTTTTTTTTTGAGAGAACATTTGATTGAATTTATATAGTAGATAAATTATAATCAATGTATATTCTCTGTATAATAACctattcatttataatttttttttttttttcaattcttAACATTTTAAACATACAATTTGTTGTAAAAGGAAGGAAACTTATGTTTCAAGtatttaaatagaaaaagtaataagtatatataagcaatggaaaaaattaacgaTCAAGAggttttaaaaagaataactaATATTACAGGTATACTGAAATGACAAAAATGTTCACAATTTAATTTGTTctctataaaattttatgtacataataataataatatatgtatgcgttTGTTTGTACGTTAACGTACCTACTTGTATTATCAAACAAATATCAGACTAGTATTCATTACTTttcatatgttcatatatatattctatatatcaTGTGTTATTCTGTGAGTCTTTATTTCTCTTGCATATGTTAattctttccattttttatttactttttcacgtattttttatttaggcAATTTAACGAAGGCTTCCTCGtgtattaaaagaaaaggcaaaaaaaaaaagaagagaaaatataaaaaaatagttgagggaaaatggaaaaatgttgaaccaaaaaaaaaacaaacaaaaaaaatagttgaCTTGTTTGAAGACTTTAAAAtacagaagaaaaaagaaacgtgtaaatttttttttaaaaaaggaaaatgtatacataatgaAAATTGTACGTACTCACATGATGTTACACcgatatataaaatttcaaaattatgtaaatttttaattaaggGTAAATGTGATAAagaaaattgtatattttcaCATGATTATCAACTCTTTTTCTGTcgtaataatgtaatatacaATTCTTGTCATAACCCTATGTGTAAGTTcaaacatattaaaatagatAATACAATTAACAATGCAGATCAGTATAATTTGGAAGTTGATAATGTTTTGAGTAAAGATGACAAGATaagatttttatataataataaaaattacttaatggagttattaattcataaatatcATCAGTTTGATAATTACGACGAATTAAATATAgatgaattaataaaaaaagaaacatacCCATGGTTTATTAACGGTATTATTGATTTAATTAAAGTGGACTTTAAATATAGTAAAGCACAtgtcttttttaaattagtaacaaactataaaaaaaaaacatacagttcaaatttaaatatacctGATCATAATGCAAACTTTTTGGAAAATAGGAACAGAAGTATTAATGAAGAGTCAACTGGTAATAGTTATTCTAAAGTGCAAGATAACTATTCCGAACAACAGAGCAACCAACAGAAGGATATtacaaacaaaataaataataataaaagtgcCAGTGCCAACAAATACAGCAACGACAATGATAACGAAAAAGAACACGAGCACAACAACGATAGTAATAAGAACGGGGAAGAAAGCTTCAATGATTGTAAATTTTACTCAAGCgaggaagaagaagattacgagaaatatttaaataaacattttgaAATAGATTCataatttactaaaatttgttgttctctttattttttttgtttgtattAAATGGCCCTTTTTTGCTATACacatgtaatattatatatgtacgttcttcacaatattttgtttttaaataattaaaattttattattttttttttttttttcaagttaaatttttgttatttatggGCATATAATTTACTTAACAAGCAAACAgtattgaaaaataaaaaataaaaaattgaggAATATTtgattttcattatataaattttattttttttttcgtatatttattagtaaaATTTGCTTcactaattaaattattatacgtTAGCAacgtaaaaattaatttatgaaaattaattttgtccatatttaaattaataaatgaaaacacaaaaaatttatcgAATTGTGTTATATTGAAACtgctataattttttttaaatatatttttcaaaaaggaaaaatctgttttatttttcacacAAATAATTTGTAATCGTAGgagttttttataaatattcaaaatcgTATATTCTTGTGTTCCACTACCACagttatttcttttaaacattttCAGTTCATATAGTAATGCTAAGATAAGGGTTACATATACGGATCTGTCCGTTAATGCTGATTTAATGTACTTAACAGTTGGAAATACGCTTTCTTTCTCTGTTTCTACATAATGGTCCTCATTTTCGCAGTTACCAGAGTAGCACGTGTTACATAGTAATATATCACCCCTTTGGGTGg
This region includes:
- the PmUG01_12052700 gene encoding zinc finger protein, putative, producing the protein MEKINDQEVLKRITNITGNLTKASSCIKRKGKKKKKRKYKKIVEGKWKNVEPKKKQTKKIVDLFEDFKIQKKKETCKFFFKKGKCIHNENCTYSHDVTPIYKISKLCKFLIKGKCDKENCIFSHDYQLFFCRNNVIYNSCHNPMCKFKHIKIDNTINNADQYNLEVDNVLSKDDKIRFLYNNKNYLMELLIHKYHQFDNYDELNIDELIKKETYPWFINGIIDLIKVDFKYSKAHVFFKLVTNYKKKTYSSNLNIPDHNANFLENRNRSINEESTGNSYSKVQDNYSEQQSNQQKDITNKINNNKSASANKYSNDNDNEKEHEHNNDSNKNGEESFNDCKFYSSEEEEDYEKYLNKHFEIDS